One genomic window of Catenulispora sp. EB89 includes the following:
- a CDS encoding MFS transporter, with protein sequence MTATEIRPATPASEAHEAPAPRTATESPRDTARAQNLTLLVLLAGVFMTTLDIFIVNVAIPATQRDLHASPAAIQWIVAGYGLTVAAGVITAGRLGDMFGRRRMYALGMALFTAASAACGMAPTADVLIASRVVQGIGAALLSPQTLAIIGTAFEGAKRVRAFTAYALAMGLAAVFGQLIGGVLIDLNFSGLGWRSCFLINVPVGAVALTLVPRAVPESRAEGARTRLDVPGVAMVSAALVATVLPLIQGQSQGWPLWTWLSFGAALVLFGAFGWYQGRLAAAQKSPLIDPALFRSKGFTRGIIAQIVFWMGQGSFFLIFALYLQIGRGLDALHAGLVFTAIGIGYLLTSMVAQKLTARLGRQTAAVGTLLMAVSLADLIVTLHLTGSHGSLLWTIPALVGDGAGMGLAIGPLAAGAMGRVAPQHTGAASGVVSTVMQVGGAVGVAVIGIVFYSALGSSTTPAAYTHAFTAGLELLVGVAVAVTVLLQFDKD encoded by the coding sequence ATGACCGCTACTGAAATCCGGCCGGCGACACCGGCCAGCGAGGCGCACGAAGCGCCCGCACCGCGCACCGCAACGGAATCCCCGCGCGACACCGCCCGGGCCCAGAACCTGACGCTCCTGGTCCTCCTCGCGGGCGTCTTCATGACCACGCTCGACATCTTCATCGTCAACGTCGCGATCCCCGCTACACAGCGCGACCTGCACGCCTCGCCGGCTGCGATCCAGTGGATCGTCGCCGGGTACGGCCTCACGGTCGCGGCCGGGGTCATCACTGCGGGGCGGCTTGGCGACATGTTCGGGCGGCGCCGGATGTACGCGCTCGGGATGGCCCTGTTCACCGCCGCGTCGGCTGCGTGCGGGATGGCGCCGACTGCCGACGTGCTCATCGCCTCGCGGGTCGTGCAGGGTATCGGTGCGGCGTTGCTGAGTCCGCAGACGCTGGCCATCATCGGCACCGCCTTCGAAGGCGCCAAGCGGGTCCGCGCCTTTACCGCCTATGCCCTCGCGATGGGCCTGGCGGCGGTCTTCGGTCAGCTGATCGGTGGTGTGCTGATCGATCTGAACTTCTCCGGGCTCGGCTGGCGCAGCTGCTTCCTGATCAATGTGCCGGTCGGCGCGGTGGCCCTGACGCTCGTGCCGCGTGCCGTGCCCGAGTCCAGGGCGGAGGGTGCCCGGACGCGCTTGGACGTGCCCGGCGTCGCGATGGTCAGTGCCGCGCTTGTCGCCACCGTGCTGCCGCTCATCCAGGGGCAGAGCCAGGGCTGGCCGCTGTGGACCTGGCTGAGCTTCGGCGCCGCGCTGGTTCTGTTCGGCGCCTTCGGTTGGTACCAGGGCCGCTTGGCCGCCGCGCAGAAGTCGCCGCTGATCGACCCGGCGCTGTTCCGCAGCAAGGGTTTCACTCGGGGCATCATCGCCCAGATCGTGTTCTGGATGGGTCAGGGCTCGTTCTTCCTGATCTTCGCCCTCTACCTGCAGATCGGCCGCGGACTGGACGCCCTGCACGCCGGCCTGGTCTTCACCGCGATCGGCATCGGCTACCTGCTCACCTCGATGGTCGCGCAGAAGCTCACCGCTCGCCTCGGTCGGCAGACCGCCGCCGTCGGCACGCTGCTGATGGCCGTCAGCCTGGCCGACCTGATCGTCACGCTCCACCTCACCGGCAGCCACGGTTCGCTGCTCTGGACGATCCCGGCGCTGGTCGGTGACGGTGCGGGCATGGGCCTGGCGATCGGTCCGCTGGCCGCCGGGGCCATGGGCCGGGTCGCTCCGCAGCACACCGGCGCCGCCTCGGGCGTGGTGTCCACGGTGATGCAGGTCGGCGGCGCGGTCGGGGTCGCGGTGATCGGCATCGTCTTCTACTCCGCCCTCGGCTCCTCCACCACCCCCGCCGCCTACACCCACGCCTTCACCGCCGGGCTGGAACTCCTGGTCGGCGTGGCGGTCGCGGTGACGGTCCTGCTCCAGTTCGACAAGGACTAG
- a CDS encoding nuclear transport factor 2 family protein, whose translation MTDIKNLIDGYIAAWNETDADARAKKVAEVFVEEVEYTDPLASVHGHGELSALIGAAQGQFAGLTFRLAGEPDAHHDVVRFTWELAAGADEALVVGFDVALIAADGRIGAVAGFLDKVPAM comes from the coding sequence ATGACTGACATCAAGAACCTCATCGACGGTTACATCGCCGCGTGGAACGAGACCGACGCCGACGCCCGGGCCAAGAAGGTCGCGGAGGTCTTCGTCGAGGAGGTCGAGTACACCGACCCGCTGGCTTCGGTGCACGGGCACGGGGAACTCAGTGCCCTGATCGGCGCGGCTCAGGGGCAGTTCGCGGGGCTGACGTTCCGGTTGGCCGGGGAGCCGGACGCGCACCATGACGTCGTGCGCTTCACCTGGGAGCTGGCGGCCGGTGCGGACGAGGCGCTGGTGGTCGGGTTCGACGTGGCGCTGATCGCGGCCGACGGGCGGATCGGGGCGGTCGCCGGGTTCCTGGACAAGGTGCCCGCGATGTGA
- a CDS encoding aldo/keto reductase yields MKYRILGSDGPRVSALGLGCMGMSDFYSVTPESEAESISVIHRAVDDLGVTLLDTADMYGRGANEKLVGRALQGGRRDRVVLATKFGIRRDPETDERSVRNDPEYIRTAVDASLTRLGVDHIDLYYMHRNNPDVPVEESVGAMAELVRAGKVRHLGLSEVGPETLRAAHAVHPIAALQSEYSLFTRDIEAEVLPVARELGIGIVPYSPVGRGLLTGAITSLEGLAADDFRRNNPRFADENLEANLKLVAELRAVAEESGHTPVQLALAWLLAQGPDIVPIPGTKRIKYLDENSAAADFELTAEQLARIEAAVPHGAVSGARYAADSARRVQSR; encoded by the coding sequence ATGAAGTACCGCATCCTTGGGAGTGACGGACCGCGCGTCTCCGCGCTGGGACTCGGGTGCATGGGCATGTCCGACTTCTACAGCGTCACCCCCGAGTCCGAGGCGGAGTCGATCTCGGTGATCCACCGCGCGGTCGATGATCTCGGGGTGACGCTATTGGACACCGCCGACATGTACGGCAGGGGCGCCAACGAGAAGCTGGTCGGACGGGCTTTGCAGGGCGGCCGGCGGGACCGGGTGGTGCTGGCCACCAAGTTCGGGATCCGGCGGGATCCGGAGACCGACGAGCGCTCGGTGCGCAACGATCCCGAGTACATCCGGACGGCCGTCGACGCCTCGCTGACCCGGCTCGGCGTGGACCACATCGACCTCTACTACATGCACCGCAACAACCCCGACGTCCCGGTCGAGGAGTCGGTCGGCGCGATGGCCGAGCTGGTGCGGGCGGGGAAGGTGCGGCACCTGGGGCTGTCCGAGGTGGGTCCGGAGACGCTGCGCGCCGCGCACGCCGTGCACCCGATCGCCGCGCTGCAGAGCGAGTACTCGCTGTTCACCCGGGACATCGAGGCCGAGGTGCTGCCGGTGGCGCGCGAGCTGGGGATCGGGATCGTGCCCTACTCCCCCGTAGGCCGCGGACTGCTCACGGGTGCCATCACGTCGTTGGAGGGCCTGGCCGCGGACGACTTCCGGCGCAACAACCCGCGCTTCGCCGACGAGAACCTGGAGGCGAACCTGAAGCTGGTCGCAGAGCTGCGCGCGGTCGCCGAGGAGAGCGGGCACACGCCGGTCCAGCTGGCGCTGGCCTGGCTGCTGGCCCAGGGGCCGGACATCGTGCCGATCCCGGGGACGAAACGGATCAAGTACCTGGACGAGAACTCGGCCGCCGCGGACTTCGAGCTGACCGCCGAGCAGCTGGCCCGGATCGAGGCCGCGGTGCCGCATGGAGCGGTCTCCGGAGCGCGGTACGCGGCGGATTCCGCGCGGCGGGTCCAGTCGCGCTAA
- a CDS encoding AAA family ATPase — MRQVSPVFVGRGPELSKLRSLLASASDGEPAVVVVGGDAGIGKSRLIEEFVRPLLGPDPAGAGAGRGDEAGGIPVTDVRVLIGGCAELGDEGVAYAPFVAALRQLLRDWPGAFGDGDGVRRRELAWLLPELAEGLSNDDSPRGGMMRPAGMERHSDALPAVTRAGEQSVRGHLFDAVLGLLEDLGSAETLLLVLEDLHWSDRSTRDLLGFLSRSLRDSRVLIVGTYRTDDLHRGHPLRPFLAELDRIRGVRRIDLGPLTTGETAEQLAAIYGRTGRDLPPGFAEEVFARAEGNPFFTEELACAADGSSLMPSDVGGFALSDTLRDLLLIKVEQLPEPTQRMLRLLSAALPPVDHRFLLLVTGATDDELNEQIRPAFQAHILIPGETPTSYRFRHALLREAVHNELLPGEHSALHRKYAELLEAEPSLVAAEAREVELAHHWYSARDYPRAYDAALSAAEAADARYAYVEEHQMLERALDLWDQVPSPGLDYARLLYKTACAAHLAGDPHRALSLTDKALKRVEPDQDRELAALLHHLRSRDHHILGRGDGMADIWAALDLVDGESSPQVRVQITNSASFIKMLTSDDIDAALRFAEETAVLAEKIDSDLYRIAAAITKGTVLAGQVSLGTHEEGLAILRQAIIDSLGYGDPGIIGRGYINLCSALETLDRHQEAVQVARAGLGELMRRGVRLRVAESMLWLNMAESLIALGDWERAKAALNSSLDLDPPGIHGATTHEYLADLALLNGDAEVARGEATLGARIPSRTFEHQYALPGIRREIEKAVWLTRSIGEARTAFQVFLDKPQFLGDERYAWRVLTAMAMAEADHAETTRAAARSGTSAADAAGSAMIAALAERAGRLPALTPSQAAAAAQVAAELARWRGVAGAAEWATASELAAREGVHAHQAAYINFRASEACAANGDRDHAAELLRRAVRAIATLPEGPLCLEVQALARRARLDISDCMPAAQAPESARGHDSGSPLGLTARELEVLALVAQGLSNRQIGERLFISTKTASVHVSNILAKLGVSGRGEAAAVAHRLRVFEQA; from the coding sequence ATGCGCCAGGTGAGCCCCGTCTTCGTCGGCCGCGGGCCGGAGCTGTCCAAGCTCCGCTCTCTGCTGGCCAGCGCTTCGGACGGCGAGCCCGCGGTGGTGGTCGTCGGCGGGGACGCCGGAATCGGCAAGTCCCGGCTGATCGAGGAGTTCGTCAGGCCGCTGCTCGGCCCGGATCCCGCGGGGGCCGGCGCCGGGCGGGGGGACGAGGCCGGCGGGATTCCCGTCACAGACGTCCGCGTACTCATCGGGGGTTGCGCGGAACTCGGCGACGAAGGAGTGGCCTACGCCCCCTTCGTCGCCGCGCTGCGCCAGCTGCTGCGCGACTGGCCCGGCGCCTTCGGCGACGGCGACGGGGTGCGCCGCCGCGAGCTGGCGTGGCTGCTGCCCGAACTGGCCGAGGGACTGAGCAACGACGATTCGCCGCGCGGCGGGATGATGCGCCCGGCGGGCATGGAGCGGCACAGCGACGCGCTGCCGGCCGTGACGCGGGCCGGTGAGCAGTCGGTGCGGGGGCACCTGTTCGACGCCGTCCTGGGGCTCCTGGAGGACCTGGGATCGGCGGAGACGCTGCTGCTGGTCCTGGAGGACCTGCACTGGTCCGACCGGTCGACCCGGGACCTGCTGGGCTTCCTGTCGCGCTCGCTGCGCGACTCGCGGGTGCTGATCGTCGGCACCTACCGCACCGACGACCTGCACCGCGGGCATCCGCTGCGGCCGTTCCTGGCCGAGCTGGACCGGATCCGGGGCGTGCGGCGCATCGATCTGGGGCCGCTGACCACCGGGGAGACCGCCGAGCAGCTGGCCGCCATCTACGGCCGGACCGGCCGGGACCTGCCGCCGGGGTTCGCCGAGGAGGTGTTCGCGCGCGCCGAGGGGAACCCGTTCTTCACCGAGGAGCTGGCGTGCGCGGCGGACGGTTCCAGCCTGATGCCCTCGGACGTCGGCGGCTTCGCGCTGTCCGACACGCTGCGGGACCTGCTGCTGATCAAGGTGGAGCAGCTTCCCGAGCCCACACAGCGGATGCTGCGGCTGTTGTCGGCCGCGCTGCCGCCGGTGGACCACCGCTTCCTGCTCCTGGTCACCGGGGCCACGGACGACGAGCTCAACGAGCAGATCCGGCCGGCGTTCCAGGCGCACATCCTGATCCCCGGCGAGACGCCGACGAGCTACCGGTTCCGGCACGCCTTGCTGCGCGAAGCCGTGCACAACGAGCTGCTGCCCGGTGAGCACTCCGCCCTGCACCGCAAGTACGCCGAGCTGCTGGAGGCCGAGCCGTCGCTGGTCGCGGCCGAGGCACGGGAAGTCGAGCTGGCGCACCACTGGTATTCGGCGCGGGACTACCCGCGCGCCTACGACGCGGCGTTGAGTGCCGCTGAAGCTGCCGACGCGCGCTACGCGTACGTCGAAGAACACCAGATGCTGGAACGCGCGCTTGATCTGTGGGACCAGGTTCCCTCGCCGGGCCTGGACTACGCACGGCTGCTCTACAAGACCGCCTGCGCCGCACATCTGGCCGGGGACCCGCATCGGGCGCTGTCGCTGACGGACAAGGCCCTCAAGCGCGTCGAACCGGATCAGGACCGCGAGCTGGCCGCGCTGCTGCACCACCTGCGCAGCCGGGACCACCACATCCTGGGGCGCGGCGACGGCATGGCCGACATCTGGGCCGCGCTGGACCTGGTCGACGGCGAGTCCAGTCCGCAGGTGCGCGTGCAGATCACCAACAGCGCCTCGTTCATCAAGATGCTGACGTCCGACGACATCGACGCCGCGCTGCGCTTCGCCGAGGAGACCGCGGTCCTGGCGGAGAAGATCGACTCGGACCTGTACCGGATCGCGGCGGCCATCACCAAGGGCACGGTGCTGGCCGGGCAGGTCTCGCTCGGCACGCACGAGGAGGGCCTGGCCATCCTGCGGCAGGCCATCATCGACAGCCTCGGCTACGGCGACCCGGGCATCATCGGCCGCGGCTACATCAACCTGTGCAGCGCGCTGGAGACGCTGGACCGGCACCAGGAAGCCGTGCAGGTGGCCCGGGCCGGGCTGGGCGAGCTGATGCGGCGCGGGGTGCGGCTGCGGGTGGCCGAGAGCATGCTCTGGCTGAACATGGCCGAATCGTTGATCGCGCTCGGCGACTGGGAGCGCGCCAAGGCCGCGCTGAACTCCAGCCTGGACCTGGACCCGCCGGGCATCCACGGGGCCACCACGCACGAGTACCTGGCCGATCTGGCACTGCTCAACGGCGACGCCGAGGTGGCGCGCGGGGAGGCGACGCTGGGAGCGCGGATCCCGAGCCGGACCTTCGAGCACCAATACGCGCTGCCGGGGATCCGGCGGGAGATCGAGAAGGCGGTGTGGCTGACGCGCTCGATCGGCGAGGCGCGCACGGCGTTCCAGGTTTTCCTGGACAAGCCGCAGTTCCTCGGCGACGAGCGGTACGCCTGGCGGGTGCTGACCGCGATGGCGATGGCCGAGGCGGACCATGCCGAGACGACACGCGCCGCGGCGCGTTCCGGGACGTCGGCCGCCGACGCCGCGGGATCGGCGATGATCGCGGCGCTGGCCGAGCGCGCCGGGCGGCTTCCGGCGCTGACGCCGAGCCAGGCCGCGGCCGCCGCGCAGGTGGCCGCGGAGCTGGCGCGCTGGCGGGGCGTCGCCGGGGCGGCGGAGTGGGCCACGGCGAGCGAGCTGGCGGCCCGGGAAGGTGTGCACGCGCATCAGGCCGCGTACATCAACTTCCGCGCGTCCGAGGCCTGCGCCGCCAACGGCGACCGCGACCACGCCGCCGAGCTGCTGCGCCGCGCGGTGCGCGCGATCGCCACGCTGCCGGAAGGGCCGCTGTGCCTGGAGGTGCAGGCGCTGGCCCGGCGCGCGCGGCTGGACATCAGCGACTGCATGCCGGCGGCGCAGGCGCCCGAGAGCGCCCGGGGGCACGACTCCGGCTCGCCGCTGGGACTGACGGCCCGCGAGTTGGAAGTGCTGGCGCTGGTGGCGCAGGGGCTTTCCAACCGGCAGATCGGCGAGCGGCTGTTCATCTCGACGAAGACGGCCAGCGTGCACGTGTCCAACATCCTGGCCAAACTGGGAGTTTCCGGACGCGGCGAGGCCGCCGCGGTGGCACATCGGCTGCGGGTTTTCGAACAGGCCTAA
- a CDS encoding arginase family protein: MIALLAAPSNLGLRPPAPTSVPGTAKAPEALREAGLLARLAEHSASVRDAGVVLAGRYADDASPGRLRNQDSIIEHARRLAQRIEDIRSAGDFPLVIGGDCSLVVGVGLALRPAGRFGLVHLDGHTDFRNPGNSEACASLAGEDLAAAVGRHWPAIADIDGLGPYFDPADTVHAGCRDDDEEMAEVREAISLLIPASGIIRDGAAATAARIGEHVDRRDLDGYWLHLDVDILDAAVMPAVDSPDPGGLQADQLTELLAALAPRAVGAHVTVFDPDLDPDGRYARLLTDVVAEGLGRLGSASRASGA; the protein is encoded by the coding sequence GTGATCGCCCTGCTGGCCGCGCCGAGCAATCTCGGCCTGCGTCCCCCGGCGCCGACCAGCGTTCCCGGCACCGCGAAAGCGCCGGAAGCGTTGCGGGAGGCCGGATTGCTCGCGCGACTCGCCGAGCACAGCGCCAGTGTTCGCGACGCCGGAGTGGTCCTGGCCGGCCGGTACGCCGATGACGCGTCCCCCGGGCGGCTCCGGAATCAGGACTCGATCATCGAGCACGCGCGGCGCCTGGCACAGCGCATCGAGGACATCAGGTCCGCGGGCGACTTCCCGCTGGTGATCGGCGGGGATTGCAGCCTGGTGGTCGGGGTCGGCCTGGCCCTGCGTCCGGCGGGCCGTTTCGGGCTCGTCCACCTCGACGGCCACACCGACTTCCGGAACCCCGGCAACTCCGAGGCCTGCGCGTCGCTGGCCGGCGAGGACCTGGCCGCGGCCGTCGGACGCCACTGGCCGGCGATCGCGGACATCGACGGGCTCGGACCGTACTTCGATCCGGCGGACACCGTGCACGCCGGATGCCGCGACGACGACGAGGAGATGGCCGAAGTCCGCGAGGCCATCAGCCTCCTGATTCCGGCGTCCGGGATCATCCGCGACGGAGCCGCCGCGACCGCCGCCCGGATCGGCGAGCATGTCGACCGCCGGGATCTCGACGGCTACTGGCTGCACCTCGACGTGGACATCCTCGACGCGGCCGTGATGCCCGCCGTCGACAGCCCCGATCCCGGTGGCCTCCAAGCCGATCAGCTCACCGAGCTGCTGGCCGCACTGGCCCCTCGGGCGGTCGGCGCGCACGTCACCGTCTTCGACCCGGACCTCGACCCCGACGGCCGCTACGCGCGGCTGTTGACGGACGTCGTCGCCGAAGGCCTCGGCCGGCTCGGCAGCGCGTCGAGAGCATCAGGAGCCTGA
- a CDS encoding NlpC/P60 family protein, translating to MKTSIIVGASLVATPFLLVGAIVVGTMSVAAGSSTLSPVGRIADGTVPAADAALMEQYGHMCPELTPSLLAAQLYQESGFNPTIVSPAGAIGIAQFMPGTWPNWSSPQDGDGKQDPRNPADAIPAAARYDCAIAHQVSGVGGDAVSNMLAGYNAGPGAVEQYGGIPPYAETQNYVKNIKALEQAFRAPDPTIAPSDMAVRAIAYAYNRLGTPYEWGGDGTDGRFDCSGLVQAAYTSVGITMPRTASEQWYTGPHVPVAQLQPGDLVFYATDLSNPGSIHHVGIYVGGGVMIDAPHTGASIRFDPIGAADYLGATRPQPLVVGAAVDAATPQALRTTSQPGAIPGANAQNNAQNTAPAANPAPTTPTPTGNPAPTGAKAPAVPPKTTKSSKR from the coding sequence ATGAAGACATCGATCATCGTCGGCGCGTCGCTGGTGGCCACTCCCTTCCTTCTGGTAGGCGCGATCGTGGTCGGCACCATGAGCGTGGCCGCGGGCAGCTCGACACTGAGCCCCGTCGGCCGGATCGCCGACGGCACCGTGCCCGCCGCGGACGCCGCTTTGATGGAGCAGTACGGCCACATGTGCCCGGAGCTCACCCCCTCCCTGCTGGCCGCGCAGCTGTACCAGGAGTCGGGCTTCAACCCGACCATCGTCTCCCCGGCCGGCGCCATAGGGATCGCCCAGTTCATGCCCGGCACCTGGCCCAACTGGTCATCACCGCAGGACGGCGACGGCAAACAGGATCCGCGCAACCCGGCCGACGCGATCCCCGCCGCCGCGCGCTACGACTGCGCCATCGCGCACCAGGTCTCCGGCGTCGGCGGCGACGCCGTCTCCAACATGCTGGCCGGCTACAACGCCGGGCCCGGCGCGGTCGAGCAGTATGGCGGAATCCCGCCATACGCCGAGACGCAGAACTACGTCAAGAACATCAAGGCCCTGGAGCAGGCCTTCCGCGCCCCGGACCCGACCATCGCCCCCTCCGACATGGCCGTCCGCGCGATCGCCTACGCCTACAACCGCCTCGGCACCCCGTACGAGTGGGGCGGCGACGGCACCGACGGCCGCTTCGACTGCTCCGGCCTGGTCCAGGCCGCCTACACCTCGGTCGGCATCACCATGCCCCGCACCGCCTCCGAGCAGTGGTACACCGGCCCGCACGTCCCGGTCGCCCAGCTCCAGCCCGGCGACCTGGTCTTCTACGCGACCGACCTGTCCAACCCGGGCAGCATCCACCACGTCGGCATCTACGTCGGCGGCGGCGTGATGATCGACGCCCCGCACACCGGCGCCTCGATCCGCTTCGACCCGATCGGCGCCGCCGACTACCTCGGCGCCACCCGCCCGCAGCCGCTGGTGGTCGGCGCCGCGGTGGACGCCGCCACCCCGCAGGCCTTGCGCACGACGAGCCAGCCCGGCGCGATCCCCGGCGCCAACGCGCAGAACAACGCGCAGAACACCGCGCCGGCCGCCAACCCGGCCCCGACGACGCCCACGCCGACCGGCAACCCGGCACCGACCGGCGCGAAGGCGCCCGCCGTGCCCCCGAAGACGACGAAGAGCTCAAAGCGCTGA
- a CDS encoding SCO6880 family protein, with the protein MSTTQQEPPQYRRAYLLGKAKPSALIGRNRETGEIGVIVVCCGLSLLSGFFVPTTFLKVLGILAGPALALVVVFMPYNGRTIYKWFEINRSYKRLLRSPQAAWRSRAMEAGTRMDGAEVEIGPPPGVGRLRWLRAQFGPDEIAVLMHLDRRTVTATLEIEGPGVGSRDSEDQEALVDRFGTLLRHVANGDGFVTRLQMLARTLPADPDAHAKDVARRGDEQSPRWLQESYEHLLSMVSTSSEQHRAYLVACMPYTKDLASEAYVIGRGAVDVGLGIIMARELADICARLADADIKVRQPLGPVALSSLIHSMYDPDHPIDHLHAMSRRNAWPAELDATHPQFLRAKTRESVTAEPWCHATAWIKEWPLTPVGVNFLAPLLVHTPDVIRTVGVTMDLEPTDIAIERMLTEKINTDAEASRQAKLGRVDDPRERAHAGRVDQRGEDLASGAAGVNLVGYITVSARGPEQLNRDKRTIRASAGKSFLKLEWCDREHHRAFTNTLPFATGLRK; encoded by the coding sequence ATGAGCACCACCCAGCAGGAGCCCCCGCAGTACCGGCGCGCCTACCTCCTCGGCAAGGCCAAGCCCAGTGCGCTGATCGGCCGGAACCGGGAGACCGGCGAGATCGGCGTCATCGTGGTCTGCTGCGGGCTCTCGCTGCTCTCCGGCTTCTTCGTGCCCACCACCTTCCTGAAGGTCCTGGGCATCCTCGCGGGCCCGGCGCTGGCGCTGGTCGTCGTGTTCATGCCCTACAACGGCCGCACCATCTACAAGTGGTTCGAGATCAACCGCTCCTACAAGCGCCTGCTGCGCTCGCCGCAGGCCGCCTGGCGGTCGCGGGCCATGGAGGCCGGGACGCGGATGGACGGCGCGGAGGTCGAGATCGGGCCGCCGCCGGGGGTGGGGCGGCTGCGGTGGCTGCGGGCGCAGTTCGGGCCGGATGAGATCGCGGTGCTGATGCACCTGGACCGGCGGACCGTCACCGCCACGCTGGAGATCGAGGGCCCCGGTGTCGGCTCGCGGGACTCCGAGGACCAGGAGGCGCTGGTCGACCGGTTCGGCACGCTGCTGCGGCACGTGGCCAACGGCGACGGCTTCGTCACCCGGCTGCAGATGCTGGCGCGCACGCTGCCGGCCGACCCCGACGCGCATGCGAAAGATGTGGCAAGGAGGGGCGACGAGCAGTCCCCCCGCTGGCTCCAGGAGTCCTACGAGCACCTGCTCTCCATGGTCTCGACCTCCTCCGAGCAGCACCGGGCCTACCTGGTCGCCTGCATGCCCTACACCAAGGACCTGGCCTCCGAGGCCTACGTCATCGGCCGCGGGGCGGTGGACGTGGGCCTGGGCATCATCATGGCCCGCGAGCTCGCCGACATCTGCGCCCGGCTGGCCGACGCCGACATCAAGGTGCGCCAGCCGCTGGGCCCGGTCGCGCTGTCGTCGCTGATCCACTCCATGTACGACCCCGACCACCCGATCGACCACCTGCACGCCATGTCCCGGCGCAACGCCTGGCCGGCCGAGCTCGACGCCACGCATCCGCAGTTCCTGCGCGCGAAGACCCGCGAGTCGGTGACCGCCGAGCCCTGGTGCCACGCCACCGCCTGGATCAAGGAGTGGCCGCTGACGCCGGTCGGCGTGAACTTCCTGGCGCCGCTGCTGGTGCACACCCCCGACGTGATCCGCACGGTCGGGGTGACGATGGACCTGGAACCCACCGACATCGCCATCGAGCGGATGCTCACCGAGAAGATCAACACCGACGCCGAGGCCTCGCGCCAGGCCAAGCTCGGCCGGGTCGACGACCCGCGCGAGCGGGCCCACGCCGGCCGCGTCGACCAGCGCGGCGAGGACCTGGCCTCCGGCGCCGCCGGGGTGAACCTGGTCGGCTACATCACCGTCTCGGCGCGCGGGCCGGAGCAGCTGAACCGGGACAAGCGCACGATCCGGGCCTCGGCGGGCAAGTCGTTCCTCAAGCTGGAGTGGTGCGACCGCGAACACCACAGGGCGTTCACCAACACCCTGCCGTTCGCGACCGGGCTGCGGAAGTAA
- a CDS encoding ABC transporter ATP-binding protein codes for MTTTIGTTPGSSGSSGSSNTSSTTKAPAARAVAAVKQYGGGDAAVRALDGVTVVLPAGRFTAVMGPSGSGKSTLMHCLAGLDRLTSGQVYIGDVELGAASDKQLTLLRREKLGFVFQSFNLLPTLSAAENITLPLDLAGRAPDQDWLDTVVRTVGLADRLKHRPAELSGGQQQRVAVARALASRPEVVFADEPTGNLDSRSAAEVLGLLRAMVTDLGQTLVMVTHDPSAAAYSDEVLFLADGRLVDRLELPTRDAVLARMQRFGE; via the coding sequence ATGACCACCACGATCGGCACGACACCGGGCAGCTCGGGCAGCTCAGGCAGCTCGAACACCTCCAGCACCACCAAGGCACCCGCCGCCCGCGCGGTGGCCGCGGTCAAGCAGTACGGCGGCGGCGACGCGGCCGTCCGCGCCCTCGACGGCGTCACCGTCGTGCTCCCCGCCGGCCGCTTCACCGCCGTCATGGGCCCCTCCGGATCCGGCAAGTCGACCCTCATGCACTGCCTGGCCGGCCTGGACCGGCTCACCTCCGGGCAGGTCTACATCGGCGACGTCGAACTCGGCGCCGCCTCCGACAAGCAGCTCACGCTCCTGCGCCGGGAGAAGCTCGGCTTCGTCTTCCAGTCCTTCAACCTGCTGCCCACGCTCTCGGCCGCGGAGAACATCACCCTCCCGCTGGACCTGGCCGGCCGCGCGCCCGACCAGGACTGGCTGGACACCGTCGTGCGCACCGTCGGCCTCGCCGACCGCCTCAAGCACCGGCCCGCCGAGCTCTCCGGCGGCCAGCAGCAGCGCGTCGCCGTCGCGCGCGCCCTCGCGTCCCGGCCGGAGGTCGTGTTCGCCGACGAGCCCACCGGCAACCTCGACTCCCGGTCCGCGGCCGAGGTCCTGGGCCTGCTGCGGGCCATGGTCACGGATCTGGGCCAGACGCTGGTGATGGTCACCCACGACCCCTCGGCCGCCGCCTACTCCGACGAGGTCCTGTTCCTGGCCGACGGCCGCCTCGTGGACCGGCTCGAACTGCCCACCCGGGATGCCGTCCTGGCCCGTATGCAGCGCTTCGGCGAATAA